A genomic window from Gemmatimonadaceae bacterium includes:
- a CDS encoding ABC transporter ATP-binding protein — MSVPVTISHEEEALGKGLDLRIAGRLLSYVRPYRGRVLAALALLLGLGALQLVGPLMTRRVIDVAIPARDAALIVQSTLILLAALLAQAAGSYAETLITGTLGQRAMHDLRRELFAKLQRLPVTFFDRNPVGRLVTRVTNDVESLNELFTSGVVAGLGDLFTLGAITVLMVVVDWRLALAAYLVVPFILWVSAVFRARVRTEYREIRTRLARINAFLQERIAGMRVVQLFGREADEAARFKAIDRAHLDAHLRSVTVYALYFPAIEILTTVALAALIVAAAPRVEANGLTVGTLAAFLQLARRFYQPLQDLSDKYNTLQQAMTAGERMFGLLDQAVEVDAGWEMGDGEVGDGGERGDGRRMGEGRGMGEGRGMGEGRGVTVSFEDVWFAYDLAHLASGGQAPAEPEWVLRGVTFTVRPGETLALVGHTGAGKTTIINLLLRFYDPQRGRILVDGVDIRTMPRAELRRAVGYVQQDIFLFADDIATNIRLSAPLSDAEVEAAAARVGADRVVARLPEGYRQRLGERGSSLSVGERQLLSFARAIAADPALLLLDEATSAVDSEVEATIQRGLDALMRGRTTIAVAHRLSTITRATEILVLHHGEVRERGTHRSLLGLDGLYARLYRLQVGELATAS, encoded by the coding sequence GTGTCCGTTCCCGTCACGATCAGCCACGAGGAGGAGGCGCTGGGCAAGGGCCTCGACCTGCGCATCGCGGGGCGCCTGCTGTCCTACGTGCGGCCGTATCGCGGACGGGTGTTGGCCGCGCTGGCGCTGCTGCTCGGCTTGGGCGCGCTGCAGCTCGTGGGGCCGCTGATGACGCGGCGGGTGATCGACGTCGCCATCCCGGCGCGCGATGCGGCGCTCATCGTGCAGTCCACGCTCATCCTCCTGGCCGCGCTGCTGGCGCAGGCCGCGGGCTCCTACGCGGAGACCTTGATCACGGGTACGCTGGGCCAGCGCGCGATGCACGACCTGCGCCGCGAGCTGTTCGCCAAGCTGCAGCGGTTGCCGGTGACGTTCTTCGACCGCAATCCGGTCGGACGGCTCGTCACGCGCGTGACCAACGACGTGGAGTCGCTGAACGAGCTGTTCACGTCCGGCGTCGTGGCCGGGCTCGGCGACCTGTTCACGCTGGGCGCAATCACCGTGCTGATGGTCGTCGTGGATTGGCGTCTGGCGCTGGCGGCGTATCTCGTCGTGCCGTTCATCCTCTGGGTGTCGGCGGTGTTCCGCGCGCGGGTGCGCACGGAGTACCGGGAGATCCGGACGCGCTTGGCCCGCATCAACGCCTTCCTGCAGGAACGGATCGCGGGGATGCGGGTGGTGCAGCTCTTCGGGCGCGAGGCGGACGAGGCGGCACGCTTCAAGGCGATCGACCGCGCGCACCTCGACGCCCACTTGCGCAGCGTCACGGTGTACGCGCTGTACTTCCCGGCGATCGAGATCCTGACGACGGTGGCGCTGGCGGCGCTGATCGTGGCGGCGGCGCCGCGGGTGGAGGCCAACGGGCTGACGGTGGGGACGCTGGCGGCGTTCCTGCAATTGGCGCGGCGGTTCTATCAGCCGTTGCAGGATCTGTCGGATAAGTACAACACGTTGCAGCAGGCGATGACGGCGGGGGAGCGGATGTTTGGGTTGTTGGATCAGGCTGTGGAGGTGGACGCGGGGTGGGAGATGGGAGACGGGGAGGTGGGTGACGGCGGGGAGAGGGGAGATGGGAGACGGATGGGAGAGGGGAGAGGGATGGGAGAGGGGAGAGGGATGGGGGAGGGGAGAGGGGTGACGGTTTCCTTTGAGGACGTTTGGTTTGCGTACGACCTCGCGCACCTTGCCTCCGGTGGTCAGGCTCCGGCTGAACCCGAGTGGGTGTTGCGTGGCGTCACCTTCACCGTGCGGCCGGGGGAGACGCTGGCGCTGGTGGGGCACACCGGGGCGGGGAAGACCACCATCATCAACCTCCTGCTCCGCTTCTACGATCCGCAGCGGGGGCGGATCCTCGTCGATGGCGTGGATATCCGCACGATGCCGCGTGCGGAGCTGCGGCGGGCGGTGGGGTATGTCCAGCAGGACATCTTCCTCTTCGCCGACGACATCGCTACCAACATCCGACTCTCGGCGCCGCTCTCCGATGCCGAGGTCGAGGCGGCGGCGGCGCGGGTGGGGGCGGACCGCGTGGTCGCGCGGCTGCCGGAGGGGTACCGGCAACGGCTGGGCGAGCGCGGGAGCAGCCTCAGCGTGGGCGAGCGGCAACTGCTGAGCTTCGCCCGCGCCATCGCGGCCGATCCGGCGTTGCTGCTGCTCGACGAAGCGACGAGCGCGGTCGACAGCGAAGTCGAGGCGACCATCCAGCGTGGTCTGGACGCGCTGATGCGCGGGCGGACGACGATCGCAGTGGCGCACCGACTCTCGACGATCACGCGGGCCACGGAGATCCTGGTGCTGCATCACGGAGAGGTCAGGGAACGCGGGACGCACCGCAGCCTGTTGGGCCTCGACGGGCTGTATGCAAGACTGTACCGATTGCAAGTGGGAGAGCTCGCCACGGCGTCGTGA